The genomic stretch ttacttgggacaggcacatacatacagaatattagatggatacaaatagaaatacatatataacaaaagCACAAAGTGGACATGGATTGGTAATTGTAcatccaacaacaaaaagacagtaagtaaagatctgagagtacttgcagttactgacagctggTTCAATTGAGAATTTTATCAGGGCTTTTCCAGgcacttttttaaaaatttgatggGTGGTGGTAATTTAAGAAGACtgcttgaacatttaaatgaaatatccaaATTAAAATGTATGCATGGTGGGGTAAAAATAAAATGCCTTCCTCCTCCCCCCACcccatatatttatttttggaacAGCTCTCACATTGTTGTTTACATTTAAGCAAAAGCGACATTCATATTAGAAGTAAAATAAAACTTTCATTATGTATGCTAAAATAAGATAATActtataacaataaataattattttttatcccTTCAGATGGATGAAGAAGCATTCAAAAAGTAAAGCATTTAGAAGATAGAACATTCAAATATTATTTGTTACTACTTCAGTTACTTATCAAATGTTAATTGTTGaaaatattcttaaatataaatataatggaatttcaagttggaaagtgtttttttttattttacatttggtGATATATGTCTTTGATAGGGACAATTTTTTAGTCATTAGCTGATTATTTTTAGATGATGATAAACCTACAAGGGACATAACTTGAAGAATGAACATTGTAAAATAGCTTGTTTGTATTGAATTGTTGTTTGGTATACATTTGGTTTTGCatagtttgttttacaatttcgAATTCGACTTCCTTTCAAACATTGAAATAAGATTAAGATTGACATATATGTAATGATGGTTGAATTTTGATGAATGCTAAACACCAAGctgcaaatattacatacatattcaGGATGATAACAGGTACATTAAACATGCATATGAGGTAGCTGTTAATCAGTTATAACCTACAAGTCAATTTATTGATGTTTAACTCACTTTTACCCTACTTTTAAGATGAAGAACCAGAGAAACATCTTCAAATAGAGATGATCAAGAAAAAAAGGATGTTGTATTATCACGTTTATATCACGTGGTATATATTTAACGTGAGTATCATGTTGTATTATCACGTTGATATCGTGGGGCATTATACACAACGTGAATATCACGCGTGACCAACATTTTGTCCACGTTGTGCTCACAACGTGAATATCACGTTTCTGCTCGTTTCACGTTCTACTCATGTGGTGTGGACAACGTGAATATCACGTGATTCTAATGTTAAAATCACGTTGGAAAAAATGCCTGTGTATAACTCAcctttttgttattataaaacaCCAATGCAACCACGCATCACATATTGCATGATAGGACCCGACACTATTTTAGTATTTCGGCAGTTAAGCTTATGATGATAATTTTATGGTGcattattttaatataatcaaaaatgaaaattattaatgtataatttgatatattcatatattttaattCTTCGTCGATAGATCTAGTTATCATGACAGATTAAACAAACTTATTAGTAAAGGTTATTTTACCAATGTTGTAGTTAAATCTTTGAATATAGTTTAaattggcactaatatcgattttgtcatcagcaagttaaaacataactaaatttgtattcttttcaaaCCGGATGTATAAAGACACACAcgtacatttttacctataaagAGGTAAATTCctaactatcctactgcctgtcgatacatttatttttggcattgcacaagtaaTGTCTTTTTTTACTGTCCAtaacgttaaaatactaaatccctgggttGGGGTTTAGTttattttagtctctgatgcatgatttttatattattattaatttttttggcttttaactacctgtgtcagtaactgcaagtactctcaaatcgtactttcttgttaatatgacctgttgatactatttgtaatgcttttttgttatttaatgttaatttaaTGTATCCGATCTACATACCATCTTTGATTGTTTTGAATTACTACACATTTCCACTTCTCCTTTTATACTGTTCCGGCACCTGTACATGACGAACACGAAGTTTTATCGAGCAacaattttatagtttttttgttGATATTCACCCACATGAACCAAGTTTTAAATTAgttttattgatacatgtatacaagAAATTTCGTGGTATTCCTAAACGGTAAATTATACAGACATCTCTTTCATTACTTGGTAAGAGagctacaaaaaaatattttgaaaactaatatttgcaaagaatatttccatatacGAGTGGTAAAGTCAGAAGTAAAATAAAGTTGAAATATTaagatttatagaaaaatatgataGTAAGTAAGGAATTATTTTTGTTCCCTCAATTGGTTACATTGAATATATTGGGAGACCAGTCAGCATGTTTTCATGGTTCACTACCGAAAGTACCGATAAAAACTTTATGGTACGCATTTTTAGGCTTATAAAAGTAGGAAGGGACACTTAGAACtcaattatatttgttaaaattgaggTACTGATTGGTTGCCTCACAgcgacaactttttttttttaatcttaattgatttataacagatttttttttaaaataaaatacaaattggtGGAAAGGACATAGGGCCATTCCTTACCTTCTTTTTTGTTTAGTCATATTCTCTCTATCTGTGACTGATAGACAGTACTTGAATTTTACCACATGTTCTGTTTTCAGCTATGGTGATCATGTTGGTTGGTAGATCATCGGACATATATTTTCTCAGCTAAATAGTCTTAAAAAGATTGTGGCCAAGTAAAGTTCTACACTTATTGACCAAATTAGAATTTTGTTAAACCGacgatttgatttgatttgatttttgaccttcgataggaaaactgacaatcctagtcaattaagactGGAGTCGAGTgcactcacaacctcagtgttgacttgccagtgattacagtagtaattaCTTGACCACTCGGCCATCGAGGCCCCAGTTTGTCGACGACGAAAGACAACACATGACTAGTGAGAGCAATGAGTGTGAGCTTACTATGGTTGTTTACAAATTATCTCTTTATTTTACAGTTCTATAGAtatatgtggtataagtgccattgagacaactctccatccaagtaacaatttataaaagtaaaccatcataggtaaaagtacggccttcaccacctagccttggcttacaccgtaCAACAAactacaaagggccccaaaaataactagtatacaattcaaacggaaaaaccaacggtctaatctatataaaaacaagaaacgagaaacacttatgaaccacataaacagacgacaaccactgtaaTCAGATTCTATAAATGTAAcaatttttaatatgtatatgaGAAATACTTTATATTTACGACTATTTTCTATTTCAAGGCATGGCGGCCATGTTACATAGTACAGTATATGATTATGATAATGTGTTTGGCTTCAACGAGTTTTTGTACCTTTTAGTCTTGGTAAGAGAAAATCATAAACGTTTATTAGATGACATAGTATATAACAATAAATTTAGTACAGGAAAAGCACATAACAAATCTAAGATAACAATTTACATGTATAACATCATAAAATAAACAAAGCTGtccaatacaaatatttttacgCTAAATCGGTAGTGCGTGGAACTGCTTCTAGATGAATAGATAATTGTCTACACAACTCATTACAGAattgtactgaaaaaaataaaatagttaaaatatatcatgatttttgtttgtactgaaaaaattgaaaagaGAGATATAAGGTATTCAAATATTATCCAAACTTTCTCTGAAATCACAAAGACATGAGAATAATTTTGAATAGAACATAACAAATTTCTCATCGGTTTACATACTAGTCTagaaaagaaacgatacaaggctATGCATTTGGCATACATAATGGAATTGGATACGCATTACCGAGCTTAAATGTGTCTTGTTTTTTCCCACCAAATCCATTATATACAAGGGAAAAACACgcaaattattttgtttgtaatttattaattttagatatCTCCTTTTTACCAAGTCGATATTTCAACTTAAAAATTGaattatgccaaatacggctaaggtaatctatgcctgggataagaaaatccttagtatttcgaataactcatacttttgcaaacagcataaaaaattaccatataattgatattcatgtcaacttcGAAGTGCttactattgggctggtgattccctcggagacgaaacgtccaccagctgGGCAACAACacagtgatgtaaatagttatcaaattgccaggattataatttaatacgccagaggcgcgtttcgtctacatacgactaaTTAGTGAGACtcaaatcaaaacagttaaaaaaccaaaacaagtgcaaaattaaagagcattgatgactCAACATTCAAAAAAAGGTAAcgccaaatacggataaggtaatctatgtctgggataagaaaatccttagtatttcgaataattcatatcAGTCCCCGCGGGTATcttcagctcagtagtcagtattacggtactgacatgatttaacaaacttttctaaaattatccgtttataaattttgaaattattaagaaactaaggtttcaacttcctcaggcaaagttgacttcaTATAAATTTGGCTacttattttagttttttgtcaTATAGCGCTTCAACGGGTTCGGTACTTTATACTACTTAtatatcttcggatttcaaatgtttggctttgagcgttcctgatgaaggtaaatctagaaaagcgcttcggacgcatgaaattattaaacgtgttgatATCCatttttgaaaacagtaaattgtataaaaaaataccacataattgatattcatgtcaacaccgaaaagctgactactgggctggtgattccctcggggacgaaacgtccaccagcagtggcaacgACACAGtgatttaaatagttatcaaagataccaagctttagcgctataaaaccaggttcaatccaccattttctacatttgaaaatgcctgtacaaagttaggaatatgacagttgttgtccatgcgtttgatgtgttttatcatttgattttgccatttgattagggactttccgttttaaattttcctcggagttcagtatttttgtgattttactttttttttataatttgatacgccagactcgcgtttcgtctacataagactcaccagtgacgctcagatcaaaacaattaaaaagccaAAATAAGTGCAAAGTTGACGAGCACTTATCATAGCTTCTTTATTGTGACTTACCATGTACTGTCCTTATCAGAAATCTCTTTTCTGACTTCTTCACGGACGTTCTCCAATTTTTCCTCATagtcttcttttattttcttaatttctgCTTCTCGTTCCTCTCGCATCAGATCTTCCAGTTGAATTTTCAATGTTTGCTCATATTCTCTTTGCTTTCTCTGGTATTCTTGTTGAAGTCTCTCTTCGATTTCTCTTTCTCGTACCCGAATTCTTTCTTCTGCTTTGCTAAAGAGGTCATCAGAGTAAAATGCTATTTCATTAGATCTTTTAAGTGATTCGATCATTGTTAAAAGACCTGAAATTTGCTGATAGCTTTCTTCTTTGTTGAATTCATTCTTGAAAAGTATATAACGGTTTTGACAGTCCTCAAGGAAGATTTTGAGGGGCTCTGGAGATTTTTCTAAGGGATCTCTCAGCTTTACATTTTCCTTTTGTAGTTGGTCGCCATGTGTGAAAACAATGATCACTCTGTCTCTCATTTCGCTTTcaaaaaaattcagaaatgttGTAATTGTGTTAGTATCTTCCTTTCGAAATCTACCTACTTCCATTACAAAAAGGACAGCATGTAAACCAGGTGCACCAATATGAAcgaatctttttatttcattttaacttCAGTCAAATCAGTTACCGCGTCAAATATCCCCGGAGTATCAATGACTAAATCATCTCTTTCAAGTATCCTAGCCTTTTTTGTTGGCAAATTGTTGTTAAACTAATTGCTTGCAAActagatttgaaatatttttctccACACAAGGTATTTGCAGTTGCACTTTTCCCTACTCCTGTTTTCCCCACTAAAGCAATTCTTAACTCGGTTC from Mytilus edulis chromosome 7, xbMytEdul2.2, whole genome shotgun sequence encodes the following:
- the LOC139482941 gene encoding GTPase IMAP family member 7-like; this translates as MRDRVIIVFTHGDQLQKENVKLRDPLEKSPEPLKIFLEDCQNRYILFKNEFNKEESYQQISGLLTMIESLKRSNEIAFYSDDLFSKAEERIRVREREIEERLQQEYQRKQREYEQTLKIQLEDLMREEREAEIKKIKEDYEEKLENVREEVRKEISDKDSTW